A stretch of Planococcus citri chromosome 5, ihPlaCitr1.1, whole genome shotgun sequence DNA encodes these proteins:
- the LOC135847393 gene encoding speckle-type POZ protein-like isoform X1, whose amino-acid sequence MNPFYIICMVFFASYCSTQAKHNSNNINSENVARYDTYLYTGVSKLKYIWAIHNFSDHEKLETGEILSPQFSAPKTDPEWYIKITPHGTDKKNETISVDVYLCNFFLIEEASAKYAISIINNKKESLWSRNSTKFMKFQTGCSHGWSDFCKKNDFFRSQLLQNDTLMLLIHITMVSESSPRNYRRKTLPRCDTYLSKQIREKKYIWAIHNFSVHEANHTPEISSSNFKVPTTRRYKWNIEINPNSFDNRIETITLKACQWCVEEPHIVGLESVEINVSAINDKKEAIISASATFKEPDENSFLKEWSPFCTKDDFFRNRVLQNDTLTWLASLKWTFPHTHVISNRYKASSPRPLPKTTAIEPNISQSYESMLENPKLADVIFTINGSTYPAHSEILAARSPVFAAMLQRKHTKNGKIKKIRISVTNMNEQVLRAMLRYIYTGRCENSGKLADELLVVAVKYGLDGLRKFCEEERSKTLMG is encoded by the exons ATGAATCCTTTCTACATTATTTGCATGGTATTTTTCGCTTCCTATTGCAGCACTCAG gcaAAACACAATTCAAATAatataaattctgaaaatgtagCTCGATACGATACGTATTTGTACACGGGAGTTAgcaaattaaaatatatttGGGCGATTCATAATTTCAGTGATCACGAGAAACTTGAAACTGGCGAGATTTTATCACCGCAGTTCAGTGCACCTAAAACTGATCCCGAATGGTACATAAAAATTACTCCTCATGGTACCGATAAGAAAAACGAAACGATCTCCGTGGATGTATATCTATGTAACTTCTTTTTAATTGAAGAGGCATCCGCAAAATACGccatttcaataataaataacaaaaaagaatCGTTATGGTCAAGAAATAGTACCAAATTTATGAAATTCCAAACCGGATGTAGTCACGGTTGGTcagatttttgcaagaaaaacgATTTCTTCAGAAGTCAATTACTACAAAACGACACATTAATGTTGTTAATACACATAACTATGGTTTCGGAATCATCTCCCAGAAATTATAGACGAAAAACTTTGCCGCGATGCGATACGTATTTGTCAAAGCAAATTCGTGAGAAGAAATATATTTGGGCTATACATAATTTCAGCGTTCACGAGGCCAATCACACGCCAGAGATTTCTTCGTCAAATTTTAAAGTACCGACGACTCGTCGTTACAAAtggaatattgaaattaatCCCAATAGCTTTGATAATCGGATTGAAACGATCACTCTGAAAGCATGTCAATGGTGTGTTGAGGAACCCCACATAGTAGGTCTTGAGTCAGTGGAAATCAATGTTTCGGCAATAAATGATAAAAAGGAGGCGATAATTTCTGCAAGTGCTACGTTTAAAGAACCAGACGAGAACTCCTTTTTAAAAGAGTGGTCGCCTTTCTGCAcgaaagatgattttttcagaaatcgagTTCTGCAAAACGACACATTAACATGGTTAGCCAGCTTGAAATGGACTTTTCCACATACCCACGTAATATCCAATCGGTATAAGGCATCTTCTCCGAGACCTTTACCTAAGACTACTGCTATCGAGCCAAACATTTCTCAAAGCTATGAATCGATGCTCGAAAATCCGAAACTGGCAGATGTAATATTTACAATTAATGGCAGCACCTACCCGGCTCACAGCGAAATTTTAGCTGCACGTAGTCCAGTTTTCGCCGCCATGCTTCAACGTAAACAcacgaaaaatggtaaaattaaaaaaattcgaatcagCGTCACAAACATGAACGAACAAGTACTACGAGCAATGCTGCGATACATTTACACCGGGAGGTGTGAAAATTCAGGTAAACTAGCCGACGAATTGCTGGTCGTTGCTGTTAAGTACGGTTTGGACGGGTTACGAAAATTTTGCGAGGAAGAGCGCAGTAAGACTTTGATGGGCTGA
- the LOC135847548 gene encoding speckle-type POZ protein-like, giving the protein MPTYLNPSFSTLKVNMNPFFIIWMVLFASYCSSQDELSKTIVNTDSEHTIRCDTYLYKPTHEIAYTWSIHNFSQYEAKTTSQIFSPKLQSPTDDEFVWDIKIIPNGIDGENQTFSLYVFLCDTRELIADINVSIINHKNETLHSVKTTRRKIGGSYGPMAWTNFCKKDDSFRNQMLQNDTLTLSINIRRHPESPYVTVHNISRQNKTRNSSSPIPETTIIRCNLLENLEWILENPKFVDTVFSTNDSHYQCDGTPILQVHEIKYIWAIHNFSIHERLGYREILSPNLQAPTTDKYTWYVTLTPNDRQALYGRDGHIGLGVYLSKKSNATETLAQYDVSIINHEKQVLRNEKSQGLKLLAGHGKYWQYFCSKTPPSFANERLNNDTLTLYIHIKWISEPCNVQNVSHQCDISSPAATPELSLTQSCNLPQILESMLENPKFADVVFTTNGSSYPAHQSVLAARSPVFAAMFQEKYTKHGNKTARIRINFAPMGEEVLRAMLRYIYTGKCESLSELADQLFITAVKYGLDGLRNICEQTLCKTVSAANAVAMLEFAKQQQAEELKSKAMEFIENASDHKSNTTIH; this is encoded by the exons ATGCCTACATATTTGAACCCCTCTTTTTCGACCCTTAAAGTAAACATGAAtcctttcttcatcatttggaTGGTTCTTTTTGCCTCCTATTGCAGTagtcaa gatgaactttcaaaaaccaTAGTAAATACTGATTCTGAACACACAATTCGATGCGATACGTATTTGTATAAGCCAACTCACGAAATAGCTTACACTTGGTCTATTCATAATTTCAGCCAGTACGAAGCGAAAACCACAAGTCAgattttttcacccaaattaCAATCACCCACTGACGATGAATTTGTATGGGATATTAAAATAATACCCAATGGTATTGATGGGGAAAATCAGACGTTCTCTCTGTATGTATTCCTATGCGATACTCGTGAACTGATCGCAGATATCAACGTATCGAttataaatcataaaaatgaaaccTTACATTCTGTGAAAACAACACGCAGAAAAATCGGAGGGTCGTATGGCCCTATGGCCTGGACAAACTTTTGCAAGAAAGATGATTCATTCAGAAATCAAATGCTGCAAAACGACACGTTAACATTGTCGATAAATATCCGAAGGCATCCCGAATCTCCTTATGTCACTGTTCATAACATTTCTCGTCAAAATAAAACTCGTAATTCTTCCAGTCCTATACCCGAAACTACCATTATCAGATGCAATCTATTGGAAAACCTCGAATGGATacttgaaaatccgaaattcgtCGACACGGTATTCTCGACGAATGACAGCCATTATCAATGCGATGGTACACCCATACTACAAGTACACGAAATTAAATATATCTGGGCTATTCATAATTTCAGCATTCACGAGAGGTTGGGCTATAGAGAGATTCTTTCGCCCAATTTACAAGCACCGACAACCGATAAATATACATGGTACGTTACACTTACACCTAATGACCGTCAAGCTTTATATGGTAGAGATGGCCATATTGGTCTAGGTGTATACCTATCCAAAAAGAGTAACGCTACAGAAACTTTGGCACAGTACGACGTTTCAATAATTAATCATGAAAAACAAGTACTACGTAACGAAAAATCCCAAGGTTTAAAGCTACTAGCAGGGCATGGTAAATACTGGCAGTACTTTTGCAGTAAAACTCCTCCCTCGTTCGCAAATGAACGCCTGAATAACGATACGCTAACTCTGTACATCCACATTAAATGGATTTCAGAACCTTGCAACGTGCAGAACGTTTCCCATCAATGTGACATTTCTTCGCCTGCAGCAACACCCGAGCTTTCTCTTACCCAAAGCTGTAATCTTCCTCAAATCTTGGAATCGATGctggaaaatccgaaattcgCCGACGTCGTATTTACAACGAATGGAAGCAGTTATCCAGCCCATCAATCTGTTTTAGCCGCTCGAAGCCCGGTTTTCGCTGCCATGTTCcaagaaaaatatacaaaacacGGAAACAAAACTGCGAGAATTCGAATAAACTTTGCACCCATGGGCGAGGAAGTGCTACGCGCTATGCTACGATATATTTACACCGGGAAGTGTGAAAGTTTGAGCGAACTAGCTGATCAATTATTTATAACAGCTGTGAAGTATGGTTTAGATGGATTGAGAAATATTTGCGAACAAACCCTTTGTAAGACTGTGTCGGCTGCGAATGCAGTGGCCATGTTGGAATTTGCCAAACAGCAACAGGCCGAAGAATTGAAATCCAAAGCCATGGAATTCATTGAAAATGCATCGGATCACAAGTCGAATACCACGATCCACTAA
- the LOC135848682 gene encoding speckle-type POZ protein B-like — protein MNSFFIIWTVLFASYCSSQDELSKTIVNTDSENTIRCDTYLYNPTHEIAYTWAIHNFSQYEAKNTSQIFSPKLQSPTDDEFVWDIKIIPNGIDGKNQTFSLYVFLCDTRDVIADINVSIINHENETLHSVNTIRKKIGGSYGPMAWTNFCKKDDLFRNQMLQNDTLTFSINIRRFPESPNVTTVDNISHRNKTNSSSLIPETTIIRCNLLENLEWILKNPKFVDMIFSTNGSHYQCGGTPMQVHEIKFIWAIHNFSVHETLGYREIFSPNLQAPTTDKYTWYLKLTPNGHFDRRRVDQIGLDLYLSKSSNATQALAKCDISIINHEKKVLLNRNLPAEKLLAGSSVYWQYFCSKTSLSFKNEFLNNDTLTLFVHIKWISEPCNVQTVSHQRDISSPAATPELSLTQSCNLSQILESMLENPKFADVIFTTNGSSYPAHQAVLAARSPVFATMFQEKYTKHGNKTARIRINFAPMGEEVLRAMLRYIYTGKCENLSGLADKLFITAVKYGLDGLRNICEQTLRQTVSAENAAAMLEFAKQHQADELKSKAMEFIENVSDQKSNTTIH, from the exons ATGAAttctttcttcatcatttggaCGGTTCTTTTTGCCTCCTATTGCAGTagtcaa gatgaactttcaaaaaccaTCGTAAATACTGATTCTGAAAACACGATTCGATGCGATACGTATTTGTATAATCCAACTCACGAAATAGCTTACACTTGGGCTATTCATAATTTCAGCCAGTACGAAGCGAAAAACACAAGTCAgattttttcacccaaattaCAATCACCCACTGATGATGAGTTTGTATGGGATATTAAAATAATACCCAATggtattgatggaaaaaatcagaCGTTCTCACTGTATGTCTTCCTATGCGATACTCGTGACGTGATCGCAGATATCAACGTATCGATTataaatcatgaaaatgaaacCTTACATTCTGTGAATACGATACGCAAAAAAATCGGAGGGTCGTATGGCCCTATGGCCTGGACAAACTTTTGCAAGAAAGATGATTTATTCAGAAATCAAATGCTGCAAAACGACACGTTAACCTTTTCAATAAATATCAGAAGGTTTCCTGAATCTCCGAATGTCACTACTGTTGATAACATTTCCCATCGAAATAAAACCAATTCCTCCAGTCTTATACCCGAAACTACCATTATCAGATGCAATCTATTGGAAAACCTCGAATGGATActcaaaaatccgaaattcgTCGACATGATATTCTCGACGAATGGCAGCCATTATCAATGCGGTGGTACGCCCATGCAAGTACACGAAATTAAATTCATCTGGGCTATTCATAATTTCAGCGTTCACGAAACGTTAGGCTATAGAGAGATTTTTTCACCCAATTTACAAGCACCGACAACCGATAAATATACATGGTACCTTAAACTCACACCTAATGGTCATTTTGACCGTCGTAGAGTTGATCAAATTGGTCTTGACTTATACCTATCCAAATCAAGTAACGCTACACAGGCCTTAGCAAAGTGCGATATTTCAATAattaatcatgaaaaaaaagtactactCAACAGAAATTTGCCAGCTGAAAAGTTACTGGCTGGGAGTAGTGTGTACTGGCAGTACTTTTGCAGCAAAACTTCTCTatcgttcaaaaatgaattcctaAATAACGATACGCTAACTCTGTTCGTCCACATTAAATGGATTTCAGAACCTTGCAACGTGCAGACCGTTTCCCACCAACGTGATATTTCTTCGCCCGCAGCAACACCAGAGCTTTCTCTTACCCAAAGCTGTAATCTTTCTCAAATCTTAGAATCGATGctggaaaatccgaaattcgCCGACGTCATATTTACAACGAATGGAAGCAGTTATCCAGCCCATCAAGCTGTTTTGGCCGCTCGAAGCCCTGTTTTCGCGACCATGTTCcaagaaaaatatacaaaacatGGGAACAAAACTGCGAGAATTCGAATTAACTTCGCACCTATGGGCGAAGAAGTACTACGGGCTATGTTACGATATATTTACACCGGCAagtgtgaaaatttgagcggaCTGGCTGATAAATTATTCATAACAGCTGTGAAGTACGGTTTGGATGGATTGAGAAATATTTGCGAACAAACCCTTCGTCAGACTGTGTCGGCTGAGAATGCAGCGGCCATGTTGGAATTTGCCAAACAGCACCAGGCCGACGAATTGAAATCCAAAGCCATGGAATTTATTGAAAACGTATCGGATCAAAAGTCGAATACCACGATCCACTAA
- the LOC135848851 gene encoding speckle-type POZ protein B-like, with product MNHFYLTWMVFFALFCSSQSEPLEPILNANSGHRIRCHTYSQVEEINYIWTIHQFSRHEAFNTTKILSPKLHSPQTDRYEWDIRIIPNYIHEGNKTIALYVYLSGGSIIREAVADFNISIINHKEEILFNQATSHSFSAGNGWGWHNYCNKDDFFRRHLLQNDTLTLLIEIKWLCQLHNNVSHEYKIPSPTPIHETTTIRLNHSGTFESPQENSKFPDLAFTTNNSNFQSMLETLKHSDVVFTTNGRNYPAHKAILAARSPIFAAMFQRKDTKNGKNKTIRINVKQMNEEVLRAMLQYIYTGKCENLAKLADELFVAASKYGLDDLRKICEQRLCETLSAEEAEDMFVFAKKHNANELKFKASQFIANRFVHKLNTTG from the exons ATGAATCATTTCTACCTTACTTGGATGGTATTTTTCGCACTCTTTTGCAGTAGtcaa AGTGAACCCTTGGAGCCTATTTTAAATGCAAATTCTGGACATAGAATCCGATGCCATACGTATTCTCAAGTTGAAGAAATAAACTATATATGGACGATTCATCAGTTCAGTCGACACGAGGCATTCAACACTACTAAGATTTTATCGCCCAAGTTACATTCGCCACAAACTGACAGATACGAGTGGGACATCAGGATTATACCTAACTACATTCATGAGGGAAATAAAACGATCGCTCTATATGTTTATTTATCCGGCGGAAGCATAATCCGAGAAGCAGTAGCAGActtcaatatttcaataataaatcACAAGGAAGAAATATTATTCAACCAAGCGACATCGCACTCATTTTCAGCCGGAAACGGTTGGGGATGGCATAACTACTGCAACAAAGATGATTTCTTCAGGCGTCATTTACTGCAAAATGATACACTAACACTGTTGATCGAAATTAAATGGCTTTGTCAACTTCATAATAACGTTTCCCACGAATACAAAATTCCTTCGCCGACTCCCATACACGAAACTACCACTATCCGACTCAACCACTCGGGCACTTTTGAATCGCCGcaagaaaattcgaaattccctgACCTTGCATTTACAACGAATAATAGCAATTTTCAATCGATGCTCGAAACTCTGAAACACTCTGACGTCGTCTTCACAACGAATGGCAGAAATTATCCAGCTCATAAAGCTATTTTAGCCGCACGCAGTCCAATTTTCGCCGCCATGTTTCAACGTAAAGAtacgaaaaatggaaaaaataaaacgattcgAATAAACGTTAAACAAATGAATGAAGAAGTACTCCGTGCTATGCTACAATATATTTATACCGGAAAGTGTGAAAATTTAGCCAAACTGGCGGATGAATTGTTTGTGGCTGCTTCCAAATATGGTTTGGAcgacttgagaaaaatttgcgaGCAAAGACTTTGTGAGACTTTGTCGGCAGAGGAGGCAGAAGATATGTTTGTATTTGCCAAAAAACACAATGCCAACGAATTGAAGTTCAAAGCTTCCCAATTTATAGCAAACAGATTTGTTCATAAGTTGAATACAACGGGCTAG
- the LOC135847606 gene encoding speckle-type POZ protein-like gives MNHFCILWIVLFTSHCSGQNEPSSCTSNLTDCENAIRCDTYLNMGIHEINYVWVIDHFSVHEMISSEISSPMLRAPEPEADPCSWCIKLEPNGTDGKNGAISLDVHLSSSATNILAEANVSIINHKNESVLSAHTQYKNIVWSNSNLQSWPQFCKKDDFFKNQILQNDTLTLSINIKWFKQPSDVISYPSKNCSSSPTHETSIIKVCNTFENIESILENPKLAEMVFSLNGSNHECDKTHMKYTDIQVDEMKYIWAIHNISLRDTTGYYEIFSPNLHVPTIGMHKCHFKLTPNGNFLDIGIAKQIGLNVYPSVGNKVGKTLAKYNISIINRHDQVLLYEKSSFKKIDRFSMYSRDFCKKDDYYRNHVLKDDTLTLFIQLKLFSRPHNDVSPQHMISSPAPVPETTSIKSNHSKKVELIPKNEKIADFDLTTNGSNYETMFENPKYSDVVFKTNGSEYPAHKAILAARSPIFAAILQRKDTRNGKNRKIRINVTHMSDEVFRAMLQYIYTGKCDNLDQLAGRLFVAATKYRLNGLRKICEQSLCENLSAENAVKMLVFAEKHRANELKSKAVELIKKN, from the coding sequence AATGAACCCTCAAGCTGCACTTCAAATCTCACAGATTGTGAGAATGCGATTCGATGCGATACCTATTTGAACATGGGAATTCACGAAATCAATTACGTTTGGGTTATTGACCATTTCAGCGTACACGAAATGATCTCTAGTGAAATTTCGTCACCCATGCTACGTGCACCCGAGCCTGAGGCTGATCCATGCAGCTGGTGTATTAAACTTGAACCCAACGGAACTGATGGAAAAAATGGCGCAATCTCTCTGGACGTACATCTATCTAGTTCAGCGACGAATATATTAGCCGAAGCCAATGTTTCGatcataaatcataaaaatgaatcgGTACTTTCTGCGCATACGCAGTACAAAAATATCGTGTGGAGCAACAGCAATTTGCAGTCGTGGCCACAATTCTGCAAGAaggacgattttttcaaaaatcaaatactaCAAAACGACACATTGACGTTGTCAATCAACATCAAATGGTTCAAGCAACCGTCGGACGTAATTTCTTACCCGAGTAAAAATTGTTCGTCTAGTCCTACGCATGAAACTAGCATTATCAAAGTATGtaatacttttgaaaacatCGAATCGATACTGGAAAATCCGAAATTGGCAGAGATGGTGTTCTCATTGAATGGCAGTAATCATGAATGCGATAAGACCCACATGAAGTACACCGACATACAAGTTGACGAAATGAAATACATTTGGGCTATACATAACATCAGTTTGCGCGATACAACTGGCTACTATGAGATTTTTTCGCCCAACTTACACGTACCTACAATCGGCATGCATAAATGCCACTTTAAACTTACCCCTAATGGTAATTTCTTAGACATAGGTATTGCAAAACAAATTGGTCTTAATGTTTATCCATCCGTCGGAAATAAGGTTGGAAAGACATTAGCAAAGTACAACATTTCGATCATAAACCGCCATGACCAAGTTTTACTTTATGAAAAAtcgtcgtttaaaaaaattgacagattCAGCATGTACTCCAGAGACTTCTGCAAGAAAGATGATTATTACAGAAACCACGTATTAAAAGACGACACACTGACACTATTCATccaattgaaattgttttctcGGCCCCATAATGACGTTTCTCCCCAACATATGATTTCTTCACCAGCTCCTGTACCCGAGACTACCTCTATCAAAAGCAATCATTCGAAAAAAGTCGAATTGATCcccaagaatgaaaaaattgcagacTTCGATCTCACAACAAACGGCAGTAATTACGAAACCATgtttgaaaatccgaaatacTCCGACGTCGTGTTTAAAACAAATGGCAGCGAGTATCCGGCCCATAAAGCTATTCTGGCCGCACGTAGTCCCATTTTCGCAGCCATTCTTCAACGAAAAGATACGCGGaatggaaaaaatagaaaaattcgaataaacgtGACCCACATGAGCGATGAAGTATTCCGAGCTATGCTGCAATATATTTATACCGGAAAGTGCGATAATTTGGATCAACTGGCTGGCAGATTATTCGTAGCTGCAACTAAATATCGTCTGAAtggattgagaaaaatttgcgaACAATCGCTTTGTGAGAATTTGTCGGCTGAAAATGCGGTGAAGATGTTGGTATTTGCTGAAAAGCATCGTGCCAACGAGTTGAAATCCAAAGCTGtcgaattaataaaaaaaaattaa
- the LOC135848116 gene encoding speckle-type POZ protein-like isoform X2 has translation MNPFNIIWMFFFASYCSSQSEPFEPIYTNSEHRIRCNTYSRIYEINYVWTIHHFSRHEAINTSEILSPKLHSPQTAEYEWDIEIEPNNIDEGNETIALNVYLSGRSIIEKAVANFSISIINHKEEMLFFNQMTSKSFVAGESWGWTDYCNKDDFFRRHLLQNDTLTLLIDIKWLSQPCNNVSHERRIPSPTPKHETTTIRLNHSELFELPQENPKFAYVRVLTTNDINFQWMLETLKHTDVVFTTNGSNYPAHKAILAARSPIFAAMFQREDMENGKNKTIRINVTQMNEEVLRAMLQYIYTGKCENLATLAGELFVAAAEYGLDELRKICEQTLCEALSSEKAEDMFVFAKKHHANELKSKAAQFIAHRSVQKLNTTG, from the exons ATGAATCCTTTCAACATtatttggatgtttttttttgcctcctATTGCAGTagtcaa AGCGAACCCTTCGAGCCAATTTATACTAATTCCGAACATAGAATCCGATGCAATACGTATTCTCGAATTTACGAAATAAACTATGTATGGACGATTCATCACTTCAGTCGTCACGAGGCAATCAATACTAGTGAAATTTTATCACCCAAGTTACATTCGCCACAAACCGCTGAATACGAGTGGGATATCGAAATTGAACCAAACAACATTGATGAGGGAAATGAAACGATCGCTCTGAATGTTTATTTATCCGGCAGAAGCATAATTGAAAAAGCAGTAGCAAACTTCAGTATTTCAATCATAAATCACAAAGAAGAAATGTTATTCTTCAACCAAATGACATCGAAATCATTTGTAGCCGGAGAGAGTTGGGGATGGACGGACTATTGCAACAAAGATGATTTCTTCAGGCGTCATTTACTGCAAAATGACACATTAACACTATTAATCGACATAAAATGGCTTTCTCAACCGTGTAATAACGTTTCCCACGAACGCAGAATTCCATCACCGACCCCCAAACACGAAACTACCACTATCCGACTCAATCATTCAGAACTTTTTGAATTGCCGCAAGAAAATCCGAAATTcgcatatgtacgagtacttacaaCGAATGATATCAACTTTCAATGGATGCTCGAAACTCTGAAACACACTGACGTAGTATTTACAACGAATGGCAGCAATTATCCAGCTCATAAGGCTATTTTAGCAGCACGCAGTCCAATTTTCGCCGCCATGTTTCAACGTGAAGatatggaaaatggaaaaaataaaaccattcgAATAAACGTCACACAAATGAATGAAGAAGTACTGCGAGCTATGCTACAATACATTTATACCGGAAAGTGTGAAAATTTAGCCACACTAGCGGGTGAATTATTTGTGGCTGCTGCTGAATATGGTTTGGACGAATTGAGGAAAATTTGCGAGCAAACACTTTGCGAGGCTTTGTCGTCAGAGAAAGCAGAAGACATGTTTGTATTCGCCAAAAAACACCATGCCAACGAATTGAAATCCAAAGCTGCGCAATTCATAGCACACAGATctgttcaaaagttgaatacAACAGGCTAG
- the LOC135848116 gene encoding speckle-type POZ protein-like isoform X1, whose product MNPFYLTWMVFFALYGRSQSEPFEPIYTNSEHRIRCNTYSRIYEINYVWTIHHFSRHEAINTSEILSPKLHSPQTAEYEWDIEIEPNNIDEGNETIALNVYLSGRSIIEKAVANFSISIINHKEEMLFFNQMTSKSFVAGESWGWTDYCNKDDFFRRHLLQNDTLTLLIDIKWLSQPCNNVSHERRIPSPTPKHETTTIRLNHSELFELPQENPKFAYVRVLTTNDINFQWMLETLKHTDVVFTTNGSNYPAHKAILAARSPIFAAMFQREDMENGKNKTIRINVTQMNEEVLRAMLQYIYTGKCENLATLAGELFVAAAEYGLDELRKICEQTLCEALSSEKAEDMFVFAKKHHANELKSKAAQFIAHRSVQKLNTTG is encoded by the exons ATGAACCCTTTTTACCTCACTTGGATGGTATTTTTCGCCCTCTATGGCAGAAGTCAA AGCGAACCCTTCGAGCCAATTTATACTAATTCCGAACATAGAATCCGATGCAATACGTATTCTCGAATTTACGAAATAAACTATGTATGGACGATTCATCACTTCAGTCGTCACGAGGCAATCAATACTAGTGAAATTTTATCACCCAAGTTACATTCGCCACAAACCGCTGAATACGAGTGGGATATCGAAATTGAACCAAACAACATTGATGAGGGAAATGAAACGATCGCTCTGAATGTTTATTTATCCGGCAGAAGCATAATTGAAAAAGCAGTAGCAAACTTCAGTATTTCAATCATAAATCACAAAGAAGAAATGTTATTCTTCAACCAAATGACATCGAAATCATTTGTAGCCGGAGAGAGTTGGGGATGGACGGACTATTGCAACAAAGATGATTTCTTCAGGCGTCATTTACTGCAAAATGACACATTAACACTATTAATCGACATAAAATGGCTTTCTCAACCGTGTAATAACGTTTCCCACGAACGCAGAATTCCATCACCGACCCCCAAACACGAAACTACCACTATCCGACTCAATCATTCAGAACTTTTTGAATTGCCGCAAGAAAATCCGAAATTcgcatatgtacgagtacttacaaCGAATGATATCAACTTTCAATGGATGCTCGAAACTCTGAAACACACTGACGTAGTATTTACAACGAATGGCAGCAATTATCCAGCTCATAAGGCTATTTTAGCAGCACGCAGTCCAATTTTCGCCGCCATGTTTCAACGTGAAGatatggaaaatggaaaaaataaaaccattcgAATAAACGTCACACAAATGAATGAAGAAGTACTGCGAGCTATGCTACAATACATTTATACCGGAAAGTGTGAAAATTTAGCCACACTAGCGGGTGAATTATTTGTGGCTGCTGCTGAATATGGTTTGGACGAATTGAGGAAAATTTGCGAGCAAACACTTTGCGAGGCTTTGTCGTCAGAGAAAGCAGAAGACATGTTTGTATTCGCCAAAAAACACCATGCCAACGAATTGAAATCCAAAGCTGCGCAATTCATAGCACACAGATctgttcaaaagttgaatacAACAGGCTAG